TGAGGCGTCATGGGACTATTGTTGGAATACGATAGACAGTGTAGAACATGTGCAGAGAGGAGAACCACAGATGTTCCTCAGATCAGGATGATCGTTTTCAGAAGATCGTGATATTCCTCCGATCTGTTCATAGAATGAGCTCAGTTACTTTCCAACCGTAATAGACAGGTCTTCATGACATCAGTGGTATTTCACAATTTATTTGAAGATTATAGAACTTTCATCACTTCCCTTGCTGTGCTGCTCTCCTCACCCCAGTGATTTATTTCTGTCTATTCTTTTCCCATCTTGATATAGATATTCTGGATTATTTTAGTGTGCACATGagcactctcatacacactcatcGCATTTACTGAGTGTTGAGTTAGCAAAACCACTTTTCAAATGTGCTATTCTTGGTGTGGGCCAGCTTACCAAGGTTCCACCGGACAGACTGACCTGTAGGaaaggtgtgtgtttcagctccAAATTCCaaaatggtggagcagagttATATTCGCTGCCTCTGCTAGGTTGGATCCAGAATAAAAAAGTCAAAAGAAAACACTGACACCTCCTGGATCTTCACAGCTACATTAAtatcaactttaaaaagtacttTTTGATTGAAGTTTCAGCTTGCTGACTACTATAATGTCACATATACGTAGCTTCATTTTAGTAAAAGTCATTCTGTGGTAGGCCGCCTTCAAACCACGTAACCTAGGCTACATCCTGTGTTGTGTAACAGGCCACACCATTATAGGAGCCCTAAGTATGGAGGTCCCACAAAATTAATCCATGACAACAATCCTAGAGGTGACTTACTGTACATGGGATACTGTAAAAGTTAGTTGCACAGTAGGTGCATACGAGGCTAATTGTTATGGTTAAAGACAGCTGTGACTGTGCTGTGGCGGCTGATCTAAAACTAtctatgacctttgacctcccagAAGTGAGGGCGTAATTATGTTAGGCCTCCAGCTGAATACCTAGACACAAGTGGTATATGTGGCTGCTATTTTGTTTTATTGAAACTCCCTTGTGTCCTGGCTGTGGTGGAGGCACATGAGACAGTGGGAtcttgggactgtgtgtgtgtgtcatgtacaAGGGCAGCAGCCAGAAGTGACGTAGGCGAGTTGACTGATTGATGGACTTATTCATATCCTGGACCACAAGTAGCTGCACAAAGTCAGGGCCACTTTGACAGGATTAGCTAACAGCGAACCTGGGATTTCATTAGTGGCCTATAAATGTCAGCCAAGAATATCTAAACAAAGACTGATTGGCTGTCTACAAGGCATTCTGTTGCATTCATAGACGTAATGTCCAGTGCATAGACAGAATATTATATCATATTCTTGAGACCTTAAGCAACCTCAACAATGGACAGTGCTATCCTCATACAAATATGCTAAGTGGTCGATGGTGACACCTGCAAACAACATGTTTTTACAGGGAGGGCATGCGGCCACACTTATGTGGCCACTATGGAATGACGCTCGACATAGATAGAGGAAGGTCTAGAGCTGCAAGGGACCTGCCCGGCATTCACCCTGGTGAAGTGGGTGAGAGGACTCTACACGGGTGACAGTGTGTGGCCATTGTCTCCGGCACATCGAGGCTGTCAGGACCAGTCCGGCCCTGTGTCAGGGACTACCACAGACTACCACAGATCTAGACCCCAAAACGAGGAGCCCCCCCGTCGCGTTTCCTCCCCAGCTACATGATGATACAGTTGAGATCGATTGGAGGAAACGTgtgtgagattgagagagggagaaagagagagagagagagagagggagagggagagagagagagagagagagagagagagagagagagagagagagagagagagagagtgtaagtgaATCTCTTTAATCGGTTCATCAATTGAAGTGAATCATTCCATTATCTCTTAACTAAAGAGAATGTGTAGAGGTTCAAAATCACACTTTTCCATGTTTTCTTGTTccagctcttttttttttatgagaaCGAGATTTATATCATAATGTATAATAGAACCTTTACTTTTTGTCCACCACTGTCACCAATGCACGAAAACCCTTTGCATCCTCTGACCTTCCTGCGTGCatgtctttatctccctctgttGCCATAGGTACGAAAGCGCAGTAAGGCATGCAGGGCAGACCTCCGAGAGGCAGATGAGCTGGTGTCCATCAACGATCAGCCATGCAGCGGTCTGTCCCACGCCCAGGCCATGACCGTCATCGACAGCTCATCCGGAATACTCCACATCCGGGTCAAAAGGTGAGAGGCCAAAACCCAGTCAAAACAGTCAAAACATGAGCTGCGGGTTGCATCTCTGTACGCATGGGTATCACCAAACTACGTGGAATCATGAAACACAGAGCTTCATGTACGTCCTGTGAGTTCACAGGCATATTTGACCACCTCTGCTGTATGCTTCAGGGCCGTGCACTACAGTAGAGCACCAGCGTcatgtgtctcctctctctcctctgcccggTTCCCTTAGAGCGCCGGCTGGCTTCCAGTCCGTGGTGCTCTTGACCCGTGCCCCGTCCCCCCGCATCGACAAGGAGTACCGGGCAGTCCTGCGCGCCATGTCCCCCTCCGcccaccccaaccaccccccAGTCAGGGAGGTGCACCACAGCCACAGCCGCagctccctcctgtcccccacaGGGCGCAGCGGCCTGACCTCCCCGCCGGGCAGCGAGGCGTACTACGGCGAGACGGACAGCGACGCCGACGTGGCGGCCCACGAGCGCCAGCGGCGGCAGAAACGCCGGAGTCCCAACAACCCGTTGCCGGGGAAACCCCCCGGCCGCGCCTCGGCGGAAGGCGGCGAGACGTCCGAGATGAGCGGCTACGACAGCGCGCCGGACGCCCGCGTCTACCCCGGCGCGGCGGACGGCcgcggcggggagggggggctgtccGCTGTGGGCGTGGCCCGGCGGGAGGTCATCTACCAGCCCCCGCCCTCAGGGATGTGGTCATCGCAGACCTCCACGGAGACCTCGTCCATCATCTCCTCGGCGGATGACCAGGGGCCTCCGAGTGGGGGGCCGGAGGAGGACAGCGGCTTCCAGGAGCTGACCAACGTTCCCCCGCTGGTGTCCCCTGAAAGGGCTAAGGAGGCCATGATGCTGGGCTCCCGTGGGCAGCTGGTGCCCATGGTGGGGCCCTTGGAGACGCCTCTGGACGAGGATCTGACAACCACATACATGGATAAGGCCAAACAAGCCAGTGAGTACACTGTTGATGAGCAGTCAATCGGGAGATATTTCTCACCATGTAAACCACATGGGAAAAAAAACTCTCAAGTAAATACAAAAGTTTGTCTCGGGTTGAGCACTCACTCAAGCCACAACTACGACGTCTCTCTGTTACCAAATCAATATGATAGTTGCAGATGCAGTAATACCATGCACAGCTggaataaaataaacatttacttTTGTTTGGTTTGGCACAACGTAAGGTGTTTTCCCAGAGTGGATCATTTGAATATTCAAATCCAGACAATTCGATTCCGTGGATTCCGTCAGGTGTGATTGGACCAGACATTTGTGATGTGAGAACATGTGTGTTCCATCCCCTTTAAGAGAACACAGAGCTCTTCCACGTAGGCTGCTAAATATACTCGTGGTTCAGTAGAGTGATAACCGGAGTGCTGgttctgggcctgggcctggccaCAGAGAAAGGCATGTACAGCTGCTATCTGGTATCAAGTAGCAGaccctctccccccgtctcaCTTTCCCTTTCTGGCCAACTCTCATGTCTCCCTGTCCTTCTGCACTACCTTAACCTCACATGTTCTGTCTTGTGCTTCCAAATCCTAAGTGAATACGAGAAGAAACAATTTGCGGGAAAAGCTAGCGTTATTAGCTCAGACGTCGTATCTGCAAAATAGGACATCGTCGCATCCATCCAAGACTCCAAATATGAAACCATTCCATCCATACCTATTGTCAGGAGCACACTAAGAAGACACAGATATAGAAACACACCGATAGATATAAATAGGGACGCTGATATGATCCATATGTCAAAGCTAACATGGTTGTGATGTGAAGGCCCCTGACCTGGGTGAGCAGCTGAAGAATGTCTGAAGAGATCACACAAGAGGAGGAGTACTCCAGAGATCTGCCCTGAATATCTAAGATGCCCCATGAATTAGGAACACATGTTTTTTTCAGATAAGTCTTGTTTTAGCATGAAGGGAGTGAACTGCCGACCTTTAGCTTAAGTTCACCAACCCTTCCTATGAACAAGTAGCCACTCGCTTCTGGTTTACTACTCGCATTGGTAAAAAGCATGTACATTCTGGCATGTACTGAATTTCCTTTTCAGCCATTTCTGTAAAACCCATTCaccagattcagagttttggaATGGCTTCATATGAAGAGATGTCAATTTTATCCTGACTAATAACATTGAGCAGCCATCTGAACCAGGATAACATAATCATATCCAGTAATGGAAAATGGGATGTGGGAAGTTCACAGTAAGTAATGCCCTAGATCAGAAAAATATCCAATTCACCATCTATTTACCAATATAAATGACACACCATTTGACTATTTTAACACTTTTTACTtcatctttccttctttctgtgATACAAAATATTCAAATGCTTCCCATCTGTCACTCATAAACTTATGTGCAGGAAGACAGGTGCTATTTGAGGATAAGAAGGACTTTTTTAGGAGGGTGAATAAATAGTCCCATAAATACTGTACTGTCCCCTCATGGATGTTTAACATTTAGCCTACGTGTCCTGTTCAGGGACACAGTCAGTGTCCTATTAAGTAAAACCTCTTTACATACATATTTGGCTAATAGAATTAGTCTTCACACTATACTATTCAGTACCATAAAAAGTTTGCAATATGCTAACAAGTTAACTTCAACATCACAGAAACTTCAGTTAGCCCAGTTTCTGCCTATTTCAAAAGGTTAACAAGATACTTCCTGTTGCATCGCAGTTAATGTGAAAAaatgtctgtcttgtctgttttttttcccGCAGTGCTCTTGTAACGGGTTAAAAGATGGATAGTCTTGCTAAAGACATGGCAGGTTGTTTTTAGATCACTGATGTCATTAGATCCCTGATGTCACATTGAGCCAGCTGTGTGAAGATTATATGGTCATCAAGAGGGCAAAAATATTCTTCACTCTGGCGATCAATGTTCTCAGTTTTATTTTCGTTTTCGAGACAAGGTTGAGTGTATTCACGATTTCCAATTGGAAAGCCAaacatacatttttgttttcgAAAAGAAACATCATTTATTGACCACATCAAAAAATAGAACTGACCTCAACCCCACGATGCATACCAAAATGCTGACATTCCTGCACACACTGTGTAATGTCCCCACTGTAAACCGTGTCCTCTCGCACCTGCAGAGCTGAACCGAGGAGACACCCTCCAAGACAAGCAGGTAAAGGAGGCTCGGACCAAGTGTCGCACCATtgcctccctgctgaccgacGCGCCCAACCCCCACTCCAAGGGCGTGCTCATGTTTAAGAAGCGACGCCAGCGCTCCAAGAAGTACACGCTGACCAGCTTCGGCAGCGTGGACGAGGACTTGCGCCAGGACTCCCAGGAAGAGGACGGGGCGTTCCTGGGCAGCGAGTCCGAGTTTGACGAAGACGGCTTCTCCGCTGCCCCTGACTCCACCTGGGACGGCGACTACCTGGACGTGCTGGAGAAGAGGGCGACGGCGGCGACAACGGCGGCGGGAGGGCGAGGGGACGGGGCGGATGACGCGCCCAGTCCGGGTTTGAGCGACACCGCCGGGAAGGGCGCCCAGCTGTTTGAGCAGCAGAGGAAGAGGGCGGCGGAGCACGCCAGGAAAGTGGAGGCCGCTCAGCCTCAGGCCCCGCCTCAGCCACAGCCCCAAAGCCAATCGCAGATCGGGGAGCAACCAAATCAGTATCCACAGAGCCAATCTCAGCCAGACATGCAATTCTTGCAGACCCATCAGCCGCCACCCCCTGCATCTTTCCAGGATGAGGCCCAGCAACTGGCCCCTCCCATTCACAGCATGGCGAACGGAAACATGTCCTACTCTGTTGTTAGCACAGCTAGCATGGTGATGTCGCCTCCAGTTGTGGCACCAAAACCAGCCACCGCCTCAGTGACCATCCTGACCGCCCCAGCGCCCCCATCCCAGACACCCCTGCCGGAACTTTCCTCCAGCTCAGTCCTCAACAGAACCGCCCAACCCTTCGCCCCTGGCTTCGTCACCAACAGAGCCGCCACTGCTCCTGTCGTGTTCCGGCCCACTGTTACCAAGAAACCCCAGCGCCCAGCCACCTCGGCAGGCATCGTGCCGACGCCTTTCTCCGCTTCCTCCGAGCTAGCCGCCAACatggctcccctctcctccctgagcCAGCACTCCATCTTCTCTCCACCGCCCTCGGTAGCCGGTggtcccttctccccctcctccgcgGCCCCTCGCTACCCAGCATTCTCCACCCCTATGGAGACCACGCAGGCATCCCAGCCAATGACCATGACTGCACCCCATCTCCCTGTTTCTGCCCCGGTGGCACCCATGCCCCAGGTCTCAGCTGCCCCTATGCCTCAAATGTCCGTTACGGCTTCTCAGATGCACCATGTACCAGTCTCAATGGCTCCCATGCCTCCACCACCTCAGATGGTGTACCAGCCACCTCAGGTCTCCGTTGCCCAACCATCTCAAGTCCCAGTTTCTCAACCACCTCCGATGGCGTTTTCTCAACCCCCTTCGGTCCCAAGGCCCCCCCCACCCACGGCTCCGGTGTCTGTGGTACCTCAAGCCACCATGGTAGCCCCCACGCCCATACCCACCACCCCTATGTCTCCCCCCGGTGGTCGTACTGGAATCCTCCTGGATGCCCGCCGCCGCAGTGGCAGGAGACCCATGTTCCGCACCCCGGAGGACAAGAAGAACTCCCCCAACCCGGAGCTGCTCAACATGGTCCAGAACCTGGATGACAGACCCCACCGCGGCTACGGACGCCCTCCCTCGGTGGTCATGGGCTACGAGGGCGGCGAGGAAGACAACCAGGATGGCGAGGCGGGCAGAGGTAGGATGCCGCCTCCGGTGGCCCCCAAGCCCAGGGTGATCCATGAGACGCCCCTGATCCCCCAGAACGAGGGCAAGGGGGCTCAGCTGTTTGCCCGTAGGCAGAGCCGCATGGACCTGTACGTGGTGGATACCCCCCCAGAGACCCCCTTCCAACAGGAGGTCCACTCCATGGTCGGTGCCCAAGACTACGACCCTTCCTCCAACCCCTCGCTTCCCAACCAGTGGAAGTACTCCCCCAATATCAGAGCTCCTCCTCCTATTGGCTACAACCCTCTTCTGGCTCCTTCCTGCCCTGTGGGCCCACAGCGGGATACTGTCAGGGGCAGAGGGGGACCAGGGGGAATGGGCTCCCAGAGAGAGGGCATCAAAGCTTTGGATTTCATGAGGAGGCAGCCCTACCAGCTCAACTCTGGAATGTTCAGTTACGGTGGAAGCGTGGCTAACCTGTCCGCCATGCCCTCCTACCAGGCccagaggcagcagcagcagcagcagggtggGTACACCATGGTGGGCAGCTCCCTGACCCCACCCAGGCAGATCCCCATCAAGGCGGCCCGGGTGTATGAGATCAAACGCTTCTCCACCCCCACGCCCATGTCAGCGCCCACGCTGGCAACCAAAGTGATCGCCCAGCGGTCCGCCACCACACTCGGAGAGCCCATTATGCGCTCTGACATGACCTCACCGACCCCTACCCCCATCTCCCGGCCCACCGCTCGCGTctcagcccccacccccacgcctTTCTCAGCCCCCACACCTTTCtcagcccccacacccacacctttctcagcccccacacccacacctttctcagcccccacacccacacctttCTCAGTCCCCACACCCACATCATTCAATGCTCCACACCCAACATCTGGGCTCCCAAGCCTGCCCCAAATCTCTGCCATCCCAATCCCCAATTCGGTCCCCGTCCCACACCCGACACCCTACACTGGAGTGTCCTACACAGGGCTCCAGGCTGCCAAGCAGTTCCAGAGTGCCCCTGAGCTGAGCCTCTTGGGCTCGCTGCCTCCCCTGAGAGCCACACCCATCCAGGTGCCAAAGCCTCGCTTCATCGCCACCAAGTCAGGCATCAAACCCCACATTTGGAGGCCAGGGGCCATGTGAGCTTGGGCGGGAGACCCCATTTCACAGACTTGGACTTGGACCCCTTCAAATCCTAAACCCACAATGAATATAAGATGATTGATTAAAAATATACTTAATTAAAATGTTATGTTTGATTACAATGATTGAAAACCCTAACTAA
This DNA window, taken from Osmerus eperlanus chromosome 6, fOsmEpe2.1, whole genome shotgun sequence, encodes the following:
- the synpo2la gene encoding synaptopodin 2-like protein isoform X2, which gives rise to MVAEEVVITLSGGAPWGFRLQGGVEHHKPLQVAKVRKRSKACRADLREADELVSINDQPCSGLSHAQAMTVIDSSSGILHIRVKRAPAGFQSVVLLTRAPSPRIDKEYRAVLRAMSPSAHPNHPPVREVHHSHSRSSLLSPTGRSGLTSPPGSEAYYGETDSDADVAAHERQRRQKRRSPNNPLPGKPPGRASAEGGETSEMSGYDSAPDARVYPGAADGRGGEGGLSAVGVARREVIYQPPPSGMWSSQTSTETSSIISSADDQGPPSGGPEEDSGFQELTNVPPLVSPERAKEAMMLGSRGQLVPMVGPLETPLDEDLTTTYMDKAKQAKLNRGDTLQDKQVKEARTKCRTIASLLTDAPNPHSKGVLMFKKRRQRSKKYTLTSFGSVDEDLRQDSQEEDGAFLGSESEFDEDGFSAAPDSTWDGDYLDVLEKRATAATTAAGGRGDGADDAPSPGLSDTAGKGAQLFEQQRKRAAEHARKVEAAQPQAPPQPQPQSQSQIGEQPNQYPQSQSQPDMQFLQTHQPPPPASFQDEAQQLAPPIHSMANGNMSYSVVSTASMVMSPPVVAPKPATASVTILTAPAPPSQTPLPELSSSSVLNRTAQPFAPGFVTNRAATAPVVFRPTVTKKPQRPATSAGIVPTPFSASSELAANMAPLSSLSQHSIFSPPPSVAGGPFSPSSAAPRYPAFSTPMETTQASQPMTMTAPHLPVSAPVAPMPQVSAAPMPQMSVTASQMHHVPVSMAPMPPPPQMVYQPPQVSVAQPSQVPVSQPPPMAFSQPPSVPRPPPPTAPVSVVPQATMVAPTPIPTTPMSPPGGRTGILLDARRRSGRRPMFRTPEDKKNSPNPELLNMVQNLDDRPHRGYGRPPSVVMGYEGGEEDNQDGEAGRGRMPPPVAPKPRVIHETPLIPQNEGKGAQLFARRQSRMDLYVVDTPPETPFQQEVHSMVGAQDYDPSSNPSLPNQWKYSPNIRAPPPIGYNPLLAPSCPVGPQRDTVRGRGGPGGMGSQREGIKALDFMRRQPYQLNSGMFSYGGSVANLSAMPSYQAQRQQQQQQGGYTMVGSSLTPPRQIPIKAARVYEIKRFSTPTPMSAPTLATKVIAQRSATTLGEPIMRSDMTSPTPTPISRPTARVSAPTPTPFSAPTPFSAPTPTPLPTSFNAPHPTSGLPSLPQISAIPIPNSVPVPHPTPYTGVSYTGLQAAKQFQSAPELSLLGSLPPLRATPIQVPKPRFIATKSGIKPHIWRPGAM
- the synpo2la gene encoding synaptopodin 2-like protein isoform X1, encoding MVAEEVVITLSGGAPWGFRLQGGVEHHKPLQVAKVRKRSKACRADLREADELVSINDQPCSGLSHAQAMTVIDSSSGILHIRVKRAPAGFQSVVLLTRAPSPRIDKEYRAVLRAMSPSAHPNHPPVREVHHSHSRSSLLSPTGRSGLTSPPGSEAYYGETDSDADVAAHERQRRQKRRSPNNPLPGKPPGRASAEGGETSEMSGYDSAPDARVYPGAADGRGGEGGLSAVGVARREVIYQPPPSGMWSSQTSTETSSIISSADDQGPPSGGPEEDSGFQELTNVPPLVSPERAKEAMMLGSRGQLVPMVGPLETPLDEDLTTTYMDKAKQAKLNRGDTLQDKQVKEARTKCRTIASLLTDAPNPHSKGVLMFKKRRQRSKKYTLTSFGSVDEDLRQDSQEEDGAFLGSESEFDEDGFSAAPDSTWDGDYLDVLEKRATAATTAAGGRGDGADDAPSPGLSDTAGKGAQLFEQQRKRAAEHARKVEAAQPQAPPQPQPQSQSQIGEQPNQYPQSQSQPDMQFLQTHQPPPPASFQDEAQQLAPPIHSMANGNMSYSVVSTASMVMSPPVVAPKPATASVTILTAPAPPSQTPLPELSSSSVLNRTAQPFAPGFVTNRAATAPVVFRPTVTKKPQRPATSAGIVPTPFSASSELAANMAPLSSLSQHSIFSPPPSVAGGPFSPSSAAPRYPAFSTPMETTQASQPMTMTAPHLPVSAPVAPMPQVSAAPMPQMSVTASQMHHVPVSMAPMPPPPQMVYQPPQVSVAQPSQVPVSQPPPMAFSQPPSVPRPPPPTAPVSVVPQATMVAPTPIPTTPMSPPGGRTGILLDARRRSGRRPMFRTPEDKKNSPNPELLNMVQNLDDRPHRGYGRPPSVVMGYEGGEEDNQDGEAGRGRMPPPVAPKPRVIHETPLIPQNEGKGAQLFARRQSRMDLYVVDTPPETPFQQEVHSMVGAQDYDPSSNPSLPNQWKYSPNIRAPPPIGYNPLLAPSCPVGPQRDTVRGRGGPGGMGSQREGIKALDFMRRQPYQLNSGMFSYGGSVANLSAMPSYQAQRQQQQQQGGYTMVGSSLTPPRQIPIKAARVYEIKRFSTPTPMSAPTLATKVIAQRSATTLGEPIMRSDMTSPTPTPISRPTARVSAPTPTPFSAPTPFSAPTPTPFSAPTPTPFSAPTPTPFSVPTPTSFNAPHPTSGLPSLPQISAIPIPNSVPVPHPTPYTGVSYTGLQAAKQFQSAPELSLLGSLPPLRATPIQVPKPRFIATKSGIKPHIWRPGAM